The genomic window GAACTTTATAAAATCTCTACAGATTCTGCAACTAGCGAATTAAAAGATATGAAAGCTATAACTCATGATACTCTTTCATATATAGAGCAAATGAAAAAGATGGGGAATAAACATCTAATAGGTGAAACAACCGGATTTGAGGCACTTGATAGAAGAACAACAGGTTTTAACTCAGGGGATTTAATTATAATTGCTGCACGTCCTGCGATGGGGAAAACAGCACTTGTTTTAAATATGGCTTTAAAAAATGTTGAAGCTGGAAAAGGTGTAATATTTTTCTCCCTAGAAATGCCAGCAGAACAATTAATGTTAAGGATGTTATCTGCTAAAACTTCAATTCCATTACAAAATCTTAGAAAAGGTGATATGGACGATCAACAATGGACTAACTTAAGTGGTGCATTTGATGATTTAAATACTAAAAAACTTTTTGTTGATGATGGTGGAAGTATTAATATTAATCAACTTCGTGCGAGAGTGCGAAAACTTGCTCAGAATGAATCTAATAATATAAAACTTGTTATCATCGATTACCTTCAACTAATGCAAGGAACTGGAAATAAAGATAGACACCAAGAGGTTTCTGATATTTCAAGGGGTTTAAAAATGCTTGCAAGGGAGATGAAAATTCCTATTATTGCCCTTTCTCAGTTAAATAGGGGACTTGAAAATAGACCAGATAAAAGACCAATGTTATCAGATTTAAGAGAATCTGGAGCAATTGAGCAAGATGCTGATATTATCATGTTTGTTTATAGGGATGATGTTTATAAAGAGAGAGATGAAGCAAGAAAAGAGAAAGAAGCAAAAGATAAAGGTGAAGATTATAAATCAAAATTTATAAATAAACCAGAAGAAGAGGCAGAAGTAATAATAGGAAAACAAAGAAATGGACCAATTGGTACTGTAAAACTTAACTTCCAAAAAGCACTTACAAGATTTGTTGATAAAGAGAATGAGCATAATAGTTCGCCAATAGAGATGGTGTTTGAAAATATTGCAGACACTGAGAGAGAAACAAATATTGATATACCAGATATTTTGTAGAAATGTGTAAACTTGTTATTAGATAAATGGTTGTATAATCGCCATTTATAATAATAAATTCATTTAAATAATAATATTATAGGTACAAATTCTCCTTATGTGAAAAAAAGAGTCATTAGTGAGTCATTTGATTAGATATAATCACGAACTTAATTTTAGGAAATTACATTGCAAAACAAAGAGCATATATTAGAAGACGAAATAGATTTAAAAGAATTATTTCATATACTTAACAATAAAAAGTTTTTTATATTAATTATAACTTTAGTTGTAACTTTAGTAGGTGTAATTTATATTACTATGAAAAAATCTATATATGAAGTAAAATCTGTAGTTAGAATTGGTTATATAAATTCTACTTTAGTTGAAAATAGTAATATTTTAGAAACAAAACTTAGATTGATTTTTGCAGGTAATAATGAATCAAAAATTACAAAAGATGATGGTATTTTAACTGCTGTATCAGGTATTAAGAAAGTTGATAATTTTTTAGAAATTACAACTCAAGCATATTCAAATGAAATAGCCATTAAAAAAAATAAAGAAGTAGTAGAATTTTTGCAAAATGAGTATAAATACAAAATAGATGAATTTATATTAAAAACAAATTTAAATATAAAAAATATAGAAAGTCAATTATTATATGTTGAAACTATAGATAAACCTAATATAAAACAAAGTATACAAAAAATAAAAGAACAACAAATCCCTCGGATAGACCAAGAAATTGACCTACTTAAAAATGTTGAGTTGAAATCTATAGAAAATAAATTAGAATTTAATCAGAAAAAATTAAATGAGTATCAAAATGATAGTATGAAGATAACAAATCAAAAATCAACTGATAATAGTCAAAATATGCTTATGTCTGTACAGCTTTTAAATACTCAGAATTTGATTTTAAGTATACAAAATACGATAGAAAATTTAAAAAAAGAAAAAGAAAATATATTAAATCTTAAGTTAAAAGATTTAGAGATGAAAAAAGAAAATTTAATTAATGAAGACATAAAAAGATTAGAAATAGAATTAAATATGAATTTAGAGAAGAAAATAAATGATTTAAATAATAATTTAGATTTTGAAAAATTAAAACTTACAAATTCAATAGCAAAAAACAGTGAAATAATAGGAAATATTATGGTAAATGAAGAACCTATAAAACCTAATAAAATTATTATTGTAGTTTTCTTTGTTGTAGGGATTATATTATCGTTTTTTTTAGTATTTTTCATGCAATTTATTAATAGTATGAGAGAAGAAAAGAAATAAATTGAAAATTTTAATAACGGGTGGAGCTGGATATATCGGCTCTCATACACTTATTGAATTAGATAAATCAGGCTATGATTTTATTGTATTTGATAACTTATCAAACTCATCAAAAGAAAGTATAAAAAGAGTAGAAAAGATTATAAATAAATCTATTTATTTTGAAGAAGGTGATGTTAGAGATAAAAAAGCTTTAGAAGAAGTTTTTAAAAAATATGATATAGACTCAGTGATTCATTTTGCAGGACTTAAATCTGTAGGTGAATCGGTTTGTGAACCTTTAAAGTATTATGATAACAATATAACAGGAACTTTAGTTTTATTAGAGGTTATGGAAAAATTTAATTGTAAAAAGATAGTATTTAGCTCTTCAGCAACTGTTTATGG from Arcobacter venerupis includes these protein-coding regions:
- a CDS encoding Wzz/FepE/Etk N-terminal domain-containing protein, giving the protein MQNKEHILEDEIDLKELFHILNNKKFFILIITLVVTLVGVIYITMKKSIYEVKSVVRIGYINSTLVENSNILETKLRLIFAGNNESKITKDDGILTAVSGIKKVDNFLEITTQAYSNEIAIKKNKEVVEFLQNEYKYKIDEFILKTNLNIKNIESQLLYVETIDKPNIKQSIQKIKEQQIPRIDQEIDLLKNVELKSIENKLEFNQKKLNEYQNDSMKITNQKSTDNSQNMLMSVQLLNTQNLILSIQNTIENLKKEKENILNLKLKDLEMKKENLINEDIKRLEIELNMNLEKKINDLNNNLDFEKLKLTNSIAKNSEIIGNIMVNEEPIKPNKIIIVVFFVVGIILSFFLVFFMQFINSMREEKK
- a CDS encoding replicative DNA helicase; this encodes MDSVYSINIERAVLSSILFNPEELEDVLGVLKPKDFYLPAHKKIFEVMVKLHNDDMPIDEEFIRKRVDAKDVDDSILLEILSANPITNTLAYVREIKDGSVKRELATLATTIKKVAIEEEMSANEALDTIQGELYKISTDSATSELKDMKAITHDTLSYIEQMKKMGNKHLIGETTGFEALDRRTTGFNSGDLIIIAARPAMGKTALVLNMALKNVEAGKGVIFFSLEMPAEQLMLRMLSAKTSIPLQNLRKGDMDDQQWTNLSGAFDDLNTKKLFVDDGGSININQLRARVRKLAQNESNNIKLVIIDYLQLMQGTGNKDRHQEVSDISRGLKMLAREMKIPIIALSQLNRGLENRPDKRPMLSDLRESGAIEQDADIIMFVYRDDVYKERDEARKEKEAKDKGEDYKSKFINKPEEEAEVIIGKQRNGPIGTVKLNFQKALTRFVDKENEHNSSPIEMVFENIADTERETNIDIPDIL